CCTGGTATCAGGTTGCTCTCTTGCACTGCCAGGCAGATGCAGGCGCCTGGCGGCAGGTCCTTCGTGAATTGACAGGGGGCACCTCGCCCTGGCTGTACAGGCGTAACGGGAGCGGAACAGTTTACGATGTGAAAGCAGGTGTGAAAGAGGCGCGGATTGTTACCGGGAGGAATTCTTTCCTGCACCTTTTAGTAAATACCGGCTCCCGCGAGATCCCGTTACGGGTAATTTTGGAGGTTCTCTGGGAAAAAGCTGCTGTTCCCTGCCCTCCGCTTCCTGCCCAGGTTACGCGGGTCGGCCTTTTCCGGCGGCAATCCGGAGACCTGGTTACTCCTTTGGGTGATGTTACGAGTTTTCAAGAAAAGGTTTGCGAGGGAAAATAAAAAAATGCAAAAAGAGATCTTAATTGATGTTACGAAAGAAGAAACAAAAGTTGCCGTTTTAGAAAACAGGCGGCTTGTAGAAGTTTATTTAGAACGTTCTTTTCAAATGCGGTTGGCGGGGAACATTTACAAGGGAAAGGTTGAAAACGTCCTTCCCGGGATGCAGGCAGCATTTGTAAACATCGGCCTGGAGCGCAATGCTTTTCTTTATGTGGAGGATGTTCAGAACATTCCGGGTGCTCCGGAATTGCGCCCGGAAAAAGAGGCGGCTTCTCTTCCGATTCAAAATCTGCTCCAGGAGGGGCAGGAAATTCTGGTTCAGGTAGTCAAGGAGCCCTTCGGCACGAAGGGGGCCAGGGTTACAACCCAGGTAACCCTGCCTGGCCGTTATGTGGTCTTTCTTCCCAACATTGATTGCGTTGGGGTTTCCCGGCGGATCAGTACAGAGCGCGAGCGGGAGCGCCTGAAAGTGCTGGCCGAGGAAGTCCGGCCGCCCGGGACGGGTCTCATTGTACGCACCGTTGCCGAGGGAATTAGCAAAGAGGAATTACAGGGGGATGTTTTGGCCCTTTACGAATTATGGTACTGGATTCAGGAGAAAGCCGGCCGGAGTGCGGCTCCTGCTTTGATCCACCGGGAGCTCGAACTTGTTTCATGGGCTTTGCGGGACCTTTTCGGCGACGATGTGGACCGGCTGGTCATTAACGATCGGGAGGCTTACGAGAAGGTCCTGGAACTGCTTGAGGTCCTCGGCTCCCACCTCCGGAGCAGGGTCCTTTTGGATGAGGCAGATCTCTGGGAAGAGTACGGGTTGGATCAGGAGATTGCCCGCGCCCTGCGCCCCAAAGTCTGGTTGCGGAGCGGGGGGTATCTAGTGATCGACGAGGCTGAAGCACTTACTGTGATCGATGTAAATACCGGAAAGTATACGGGCAACAAGAACTTTGAAGATACCGTTTTCCGGACCAACCTGGAAGCTGTTCAAGAAATTGTCCGCCAGTTACGCCTCCGGAACCTCGGAGGAATTGTCATCATTGATTTTATCGATATGGACTCTCCGCAGCACCGGTCGGAGATTTTGAAGCGGCTGGAGGACGAGTTAAAAAAAGATAAGACCCGCACCTACGTTCTAGGGCTGACGCAGTTAGGTCTTGTAGAGCTTACCAGGAAAAAGGTAAGGCCGAGCTTGAGCAGCCTCCTGGAAAAAACCTGTCCTTACTGCGAAGGAAAAGGACGGGTGCTTTCCGAGGAAACCGTGAGTTTAAGGACAGCTAAAGAATTGCGTGCGCATGCGCAAAAGAGCGCGGCCCCCGCCTTCCTGGTGGAAGTGCATCCCAGTGTCGCCGCCTTTCTCATCGGAGGCGGGGGGAGCCGTCTCCGGGAACTGGAAAAGGAAACGGGAAAACAAATTGTTGTGAAAGGGATCGAGTCTCTTCACCTCGAAGAGGTTCACCTGAAGAGCCTTGCGAATCAACGGGACGTCGCCGCTCTTTCCGCGCCCGTAAAGGTGGGGCAGGTTCTTGAGGCCAGGATCGAGGAGCCCCACGCCACAAACCCCAGGGACGGGATCGCCCGGCTCGACGGGTACATTATCGATGTGGAGGAGGGCCGCGACTTTGTGGGAGAGGATACTTTCCTTGAAATTGTCAAGGTCTTTCGTACCTACGCCAGGGCCCGGATTTTACGCGGGGCCGGTGACAGCAAGCTCCAGGAATTTTAAGCAGGGGCAGGGCTTTCTGCACCGGCATCTCCTGCAGGGTGATGGGCCGTAGCGGGTCGAACTGCCGCCCCGGCGCACCACCGTTTTGCTTGACAGGAACGGGGATAGGTGCTAAAATGCGCTTGTAGCCGCACTTTTGTGAAGGTCCGGGAGGGCAGCACCTTTGTTAATCCAGGCAATTAACAAAAGCAGCTGCCGGGGACGGAAAAGACGCGCGGGGCGGGTTTAAGTGCGCCCGGGATGGTGCCACCCGAAACTCCGGCGGAAGGAGGAGTAACAAGTGTTTGCAATTATTGAATCCGGTGGAAAGCAGTACAAGGTTCAAGAGGGGGATCTTGTCCGGGTAGAGAAGCTGGATTTCCCCCCGGGGGAGAAGGTAATCCTCGACCGTGTTTTGGCCGTCGCCCGGGACGGGGAACTGCTGGTGGGAACTCCTTTTGTTTCGGGAGCCCAGGTCGTCGGGACCGTCCGGCGCCAGGGAAAGGCGCGGAAAATTATCGTCTTCAAGTACAAGCCGAAAAAGAACTACCGGCGGAAAAAGGGGCACCGCCAGCTTTTTACGGAGCTGGTCATAGAGGAGATTATCACCTCTAGCCCGCAGTAAAAGCTGAAGCTTATGATCTACATTAAAATTTTCGAGAATCAAGCTGGCGAGATCAGAGGGTTTCTGGTTCGCGGGCATGCGGGTTATGCTCCAAAAGGCGAGGATATCATCTGTGCGGGAGTTTCCGCCCTGGTTCAGGCAGCAGTTCTGGGTTTGAGGCATTTTCTTGAAAAACTCCCGCAGGTAGAAACAGGGCAGGAAGAAAACGCCCGGCTACAGGTGCCCCGGGCACCGGGAAAACGGCGCCGGGGAGGAAAAGAGACGGAAGAGGGTGTTTTTTTTAAAGTGGTGCTCCCCGAGTCTTTAGGAGAAAAGGACCGGGAAGCTGCCAGGATCATTTTGGAAACCCTTGAAATGGGACTGCAGGGAATCGCCCTGGGATACCGGAAATATGTTGATATAAGGAGGTGTCGCGCTCATGATGAAGTTTGATCTGCAGTTATTTGCTCATAAAAAAGGTGTAGGCAGTTCCCGGAACGGCCGTGATAGCGAAGCAAAGCGGCTTGGGGTGAAAAAGTACGCAGGCCAGTACGTGAACGCCGGTAACATAATTGTCCGCCAGCGGGGGACGCGAATTCACCCCGGTTGGAATGTCGGTCGGGGGAAGGATGATACTCTTTTTGCTTTGACCGACGGGTACGTGCGGTTTGAAGCAAAGGGAAAGAACCGGAAGCAGGTCAGCGTTTACCCCGAAACCCTTGTCATGTAAAAAGGAGATGGTGCTTCCCCTGGTCCCGAGGGCCAGGGGTTGTTGTCATTTAGAACAGAATCTGAGCTCCCGGCCGCACGAGACTAAGCGGGCCCGAGAAAGACGGAGTTGGACGATGTTTTACGATTACGTGAAAATCAATGTTAAAGCAGGTGACGGAGGAAACGGAGTCGTCTCCTTCCGGCGCGAAAAATACGTTCCTGCCGGTGGCCCAGACGGCGGAGACGGGGGGCGCGGCGGGAACGTGGTTTTAAGCGCGGACTCGAACCTGCGCACCTTAATCGATTTTCACTACCAGAAGCACTACCGGGCGGAGCGGGGGAAACACGGCAGGGGTAAAAACCAGCACGGAAAAAACGGGGCGGATCTCGTCTTGCGTGTTCCTCTGGGAACGGTCGTCCGAGACCTGGAGGGAACATTCTGCGTTGACATGGCTGCACCCGGCCAGCAGGTTGTGGTGGCGCGCGGGGGGCGGGGAGGCCGGGGAAATGCCCGTTTTGTATCCCCCCAGGCGCGTGCGCCTCGTTTCGCCGAACGCGGGGATTCCGGTGAAGAGCGCTGGCTCGAATTGGAACTGAAATTACTGGCCGACGTCGGCCTGGTAGGTTTCCCGAACGCGGGAAAATCAAGCCTGCTCCGCCGGATTTCCGGCGCGCAACCAAAGATTGCCGCTTATCCCTTTACTACCCTGGAACCCTGCCTGGGACTTGTCCGGATTAATGAAGAAAAAAGCTTTGTTGTCGCAGATCTTCCTGGGCTGATCGCGGGAGCCCACGCGGGTGCCGGTTTGGGGCACCGTTTTTTGAGACACGTCGAGCGCACCAGGGTCTTGATTCATGTTGTAGACGCGGCGGGTGCCGAGGGACGCGATCCCAGGGATGATGTACGCGTGATCAACCGGGAATTAGGGTTTTATAATCCCGAACTGGCCAAGCGACCGATGATCATTGCTGCAAACAAAATGGATCTCCCGGGGGCCCGGGAAAAATTTTTTTTACTCGAAAAGGAGTTCCCCGAGTTTACGATTTATCCAATTTCTGCGCTGACCGGAACTGGGGTCGATGAACTTTTACGCGCTGTCTCAAATATTCTAGAAAAAACAGAGGAAACGATTGCAGTTCCTCCCGAGAGCAATTACCGTGTTGTCAAAAAGAGGGAAGCCGGGCCTGGTTTTAAAATTGATAGAGAAAACGGGATTTTTACAGTTTCCGGCAAAAGGGTGGAGCGTCTCCTGGAGCGGCTTGACCTGGAAAACCCCGATGCCTTGAGGTATTTCCAGCATGTCCTGCGCAGGATGGGCCTCGAGGAGGCGCTGCGCTTAAAAGGAATCAGGCGGGGGGATGTCGTAAAGATAAAAGAGCTGGAATTTAAGTGGGAAGACTGAGACGGAGGCGTTTTAAAGATTTGATTGGGAGGTCAGGGGCAGGATTTATGGTTGAATGCCTTGATTGCGGGAACTGCCGGCAGGGGACAGCGACTTATTACTGCACGGCACGCAACGAGTTTGTAATCAGGGAGAGCCAGCTTGTTAGGGAACGGGAAAAGCGGGAGCGGGGGTGGAAAAAGGGAAATCCTCATTATGAGTCGCGGCGCCGCCGGAGCCGGGAAGAAAAAACAGGCTAGCCTTTTTTGAACCGGTGAAGTGGGGGGTCAAGATGCT
This region of Bacillota bacterium genomic DNA includes:
- the rplU gene encoding 50S ribosomal protein L21 — protein: MFAIIESGGKQYKVQEGDLVRVEKLDFPPGEKVILDRVLAVARDGELLVGTPFVSGAQVVGTVRRQGKARKIIVFKYKPKKNYRRKKGHRQLFTELVIEEIITSSPQ
- a CDS encoding TIGR03936 family radical SAM-associated protein, which translates into the protein MLRYRLEYAKKDFARFLSHLELLRTFNRVFRRSALPLSFTRGFSPRPKISFGPPLPVGAAGLREYLDFELVEAVPPRKGLELLARQLPAGLVAGQLAVLPPGAPGLSKFLDCAWYQVALLHCQADAGAWRQVLRELTGGTSPWLYRRNGSGTVYDVKAGVKEARIVTGRNSFLHLLVNTGSREIPLRVILEVLWEKAAVPCPPLPAQVTRVGLFRRQSGDLVTPLGDVTSFQEKVCEGK
- a CDS encoding Rne/Rng family ribonuclease; the encoded protein is MQKEILIDVTKEETKVAVLENRRLVEVYLERSFQMRLAGNIYKGKVENVLPGMQAAFVNIGLERNAFLYVEDVQNIPGAPELRPEKEAASLPIQNLLQEGQEILVQVVKEPFGTKGARVTTQVTLPGRYVVFLPNIDCVGVSRRISTERERERLKVLAEEVRPPGTGLIVRTVAEGISKEELQGDVLALYELWYWIQEKAGRSAAPALIHRELELVSWALRDLFGDDVDRLVINDREAYEKVLELLEVLGSHLRSRVLLDEADLWEEYGLDQEIARALRPKVWLRSGGYLVIDEAEALTVIDVNTGKYTGNKNFEDTVFRTNLEAVQEIVRQLRLRNLGGIVIIDFIDMDSPQHRSEILKRLEDELKKDKTRTYVLGLTQLGLVELTRKKVRPSLSSLLEKTCPYCEGKGRVLSEETVSLRTAKELRAHAQKSAAPAFLVEVHPSVAAFLIGGGGSRLRELEKETGKQIVVKGIESLHLEEVHLKSLANQRDVAALSAPVKVGQVLEARIEEPHATNPRDGIARLDGYIIDVEEGRDFVGEDTFLEIVKVFRTYARARILRGAGDSKLQEF
- the obgE gene encoding GTPase ObgE, whose protein sequence is MFYDYVKINVKAGDGGNGVVSFRREKYVPAGGPDGGDGGRGGNVVLSADSNLRTLIDFHYQKHYRAERGKHGRGKNQHGKNGADLVLRVPLGTVVRDLEGTFCVDMAAPGQQVVVARGGRGGRGNARFVSPQARAPRFAERGDSGEERWLELELKLLADVGLVGFPNAGKSSLLRRISGAQPKIAAYPFTTLEPCLGLVRINEEKSFVVADLPGLIAGAHAGAGLGHRFLRHVERTRVLIHVVDAAGAEGRDPRDDVRVINRELGFYNPELAKRPMIIAANKMDLPGAREKFFLLEKEFPEFTIYPISALTGTGVDELLRAVSNILEKTEETIAVPPESNYRVVKKREAGPGFKIDRENGIFTVSGKRVERLLERLDLENPDALRYFQHVLRRMGLEEALRLKGIRRGDVVKIKELEFKWED
- a CDS encoding ribosomal-processing cysteine protease Prp gives rise to the protein MIYIKIFENQAGEIRGFLVRGHAGYAPKGEDIICAGVSALVQAAVLGLRHFLEKLPQVETGQEENARLQVPRAPGKRRRGGKETEEGVFFKVVLPESLGEKDREAARIILETLEMGLQGIALGYRKYVDIRRCRAHDEV
- the rpmA gene encoding 50S ribosomal protein L27; translation: MMKFDLQLFAHKKGVGSSRNGRDSEAKRLGVKKYAGQYVNAGNIIVRQRGTRIHPGWNVGRGKDDTLFALTDGYVRFEAKGKNRKQVSVYPETLVM